One region of Acidobacteriota bacterium genomic DNA includes:
- a CDS encoding threonine/serine dehydratase, with product MDVKEKVVKAEKRIRPHIRRTPLEFSPYLSKLCNSNIYLKLENEQLTGAFKIRGAMNKLLSLSEEEKERGIVTASSGNHGLAVAYSLKKLGIKGTIFLPENASRAKVEALSYYDAPVKFYGTDCVETEAYARKEAEERGMIFIPPYNDPEIIGGQGTIGFELLEELPEVDAVLVPVGGGGLISGIGGYLKEEKKKIRVFGCQPLASPVMYESVKAGRITEMKSEETLSDGTAGGIEPGAITFDLCKKYVDDYFLLTEEEIKEAIYLILEKHHKVIEGASALPVAALLKERKRFKNQNIALIISGSNIGIEKLKEIITARE from the coding sequence ATGGATGTAAAAGAGAAGGTCGTAAAAGCAGAAAAAAGGATAAGACCCCACATCAGAAGAACACCGCTTGAGTTCTCGCCCTATCTCAGCAAGCTATGCAATTCCAACATCTACCTCAAATTGGAGAACGAGCAGTTGACCGGTGCTTTCAAGATAAGGGGGGCGATGAACAAGCTCCTTTCTCTATCCGAGGAGGAGAAGGAGCGGGGCATAGTAACCGCCTCAAGCGGAAATCATGGCTTGGCAGTTGCCTACAGCCTTAAGAAACTCGGTATCAAGGGTACCATCTTCCTTCCGGAAAACGCCTCCAGGGCAAAGGTCGAAGCTCTAAGCTACTATGATGCCCCGGTGAAATTTTACGGTACTGACTGCGTCGAGACCGAAGCCTATGCCCGGAAGGAGGCAGAGGAAAGGGGGATGATATTCATCCCTCCCTATAACGACCCGGAGATAATCGGCGGTCAGGGGACGATAGGGTTTGAGCTTCTGGAGGAACTTCCGGAAGTGGATGCGGTTCTCGTCCCGGTTGGCGGTGGTGGGCTCATCTCCGGAATAGGGGGATACCTGAAGGAGGAAAAGAAAAAGATAAGGGTCTTCGGTTGCCAACCGCTTGCCTCTCCGGTGATGTATGAATCGGTCAAAGCGGGAAGGATCACCGAGATGAAGAGCGAGGAAACCCTCTCCGATGGAACCGCTGGGGGCATCGAGCCCGGGGCGATAACCTTCGATCTCTGTAAGAAGTATGTCGATGACTACTTCCTCTTAACCGAGGAGGAGATAAAGGAGGCGATCTATCTCATCTTAGAAAAACATCATAAGGTGATCGAGGGGGCTTCTGCCCTCCCTGTTGCCGCCCTCCTCAAAGAGAGGAAGCGATTTAAAAACCAAAACATCGCTCTCATCATCTCCGGAAGTAATATCGGCATCGAGAAGTTAAAGGAGATAATAACCGCCAGAGAATAG
- a CDS encoding class I SAM-dependent methyltransferase, whose protein sequence is MKTIFLDSCPVCSSDFRHWKTKTTSFGDFNIVLCNGCGFAFVNPRPTLEYLRSFYSKRGHGDRGHRSLAEVLRSEEEYPNSTIDAKRMIKTIIDILGAEPAKGRRRFLDVGCGYGFFSREALRFGFEVTPLEFATTERAIAEEMTGLKPLPTSFEDFSAEKESYDVVLMSQILEHAWDVNLWVEKAYRLLTGGGVLAIALPNFASIFRLILQEKDPYIAPPSHLNFFTPKSLSLLLGKYGFMVREIQWVSRISPRSIAKRLPLGKGLAKYLPVKPILRLLDVFHLGMMINVYGVKG, encoded by the coding sequence ATGAAGACAATTTTCCTTGATTCCTGTCCCGTCTGCTCGTCTGATTTCAGGCATTGGAAGACCAAAACCACTTCCTTTGGAGATTTCAATATTGTTCTTTGTAATGGCTGTGGTTTCGCTTTCGTTAATCCAAGACCTACCCTGGAGTACTTAAGGAGTTTCTATTCCAAGCGGGGACATGGAGATAGGGGGCATAGATCCCTTGCTGAGGTTTTGAGAAGCGAGGAGGAATATCCAAACTCAACAATCGATGCCAAGAGAATGATCAAAACGATCATAGATATTCTGGGGGCTGAACCCGCTAAAGGGCGCAGAAGATTTTTGGATGTTGGCTGTGGCTATGGTTTCTTTTCAAGGGAAGCACTGAGATTTGGATTTGAGGTTACCCCCCTTGAGTTCGCTACCACCGAAAGAGCAATTGCAGAAGAGATGACAGGGCTCAAGCCCTTGCCTACCTCATTTGAGGATTTCTCGGCTGAGAAGGAGAGCTACGATGTTGTCCTGATGAGCCAGATATTGGAACATGCTTGGGATGTTAATCTATGGGTTGAAAAAGCCTATCGCTTGCTCACTGGTGGTGGAGTGTTGGCGATAGCCCTGCCCAACTTTGCAAGTATCTTTCGCCTTATCCTTCAGGAGAAGGACCCGTACATCGCTCCTCCTTCTCATCTTAACTTCTTCACCCCTAAGAGCCTCTCCTTGCTTTTGGGTAAATATGGTTTCATGGTGCGCGAGATTCAATGGGTCTCAAGAATTAGTCCAAGATCGATAGCTAAGAGACTACCTCTGGGGAAGGGGTTAGCTAAATATCTACCCGTTAAGCCTATATTGAGGTTGCTCGATGTGTTTCATCTGGGGATGATGATAAATGTTTATGGGGTAAAAGGTTAG
- a CDS encoding anaerobic ribonucleoside-triphosphate reductase activating protein, whose amino-acid sequence MHIGGFQRFSLIEYPTKISAIVFTQGCNFRCPYCHNPELVDPRFFEQPIAEEAVFSFLEKRKGKIDAISITGGEPTLQEDLTEFIRRIKSMGYLVKLDTNGSNPEVLEQIIGEGLVDYIAMDIKAPLSRYREVVEREIDGEIIRKSIDIIASSGVSYEFRTTLVKPLLSKQDILDIGKTIKGVKNYILQRFVPSKTLANGTLKLSPFPMAEMELLREELRRHGVGCILR is encoded by the coding sequence GTGCATATCGGCGGTTTTCAAAGATTCTCGTTAATAGAGTACCCAACCAAGATATCCGCTATTGTATTCACTCAGGGCTGTAACTTCAGATGTCCTTACTGCCATAACCCCGAGCTCGTTGACCCAAGATTCTTCGAACAGCCGATCGCAGAAGAAGCCGTATTTTCCTTTTTAGAAAAGCGAAAGGGGAAGATCGATGCTATCTCAATAACTGGGGGAGAGCCTACCTTACAAGAGGACCTCACGGAGTTTATTCGCAGGATAAAGAGTATGGGATATCTGGTAAAGCTTGATACCAACGGAAGCAACCCAGAGGTTTTAGAGCAGATAATAGGCGAAGGACTTGTTGACTACATAGCAATGGATATCAAAGCTCCCCTCAGCCGGTATCGGGAAGTGGTAGAAAGAGAGATAGATGGAGAGATAATAAGAAAGAGCATAGATATAATTGCCTCTTCAGGGGTAAGCTACGAATTCAGAACCACCTTAGTCAAACCACTGTTGTCAAAACAGGATATCTTGGATATAGGGAAGACCATCAAGGGCGTTAAAAACTACATCTTGCAACGGTTCGTACCATCAAAGACCCTGGCAAACGGGACCTTAAAGCTATCTCCCTTCCCTATGGCTGAGATGGAACTACTGAGGGAGGAGCTCCGCAGACACGGTGTCGGCTGCATCCTCCGGTGA
- a CDS encoding ribonucleoside triphosphate reductase produces MFTKIKKRDGRVVEFDAQKITTAIKKAGEATGEFGEEIAKKLTLRVLNLAQQIITHRIPTVEEIQDIVEEILLSSPYKKTAKAYIIYRDQHAKIREIVSKAGVDLIDLYLEKLDWQVNENSNMAYSLQGLNNYISSEISKIYWLNKIYPPEIREAHLEGDFHIHDLNMLSTYCVGWDLNDLLLQGFKGAAGKVESKPAKHLRSALGQIVNFFYTLQGEAAGAQAFSHFDTFLAPFIRYDNLSYPEVKQALQEFIFNINVPTRVGFQTPFTNITMDLKVPKMYADSPVVIGGELKRATYGDFQEEMNILNRAFLEVLSEGDAKGRVFTFPIPTYNITHDFDWDDPNLKTLWQVTAKYGIPYFSNFINSDMSPEDARSMCCRLRLDLRKLEKRGGGLFGANPLTGSIGVVTINMARLGYLSKDESEFMKRLERLMILAKGSLEIKRKVLEKLTEKELYPYARFYLRNVKKRFGEYWKNHFSTIGLIGMNEACLNLLGVNIGKEEGRRFAIKVLDFMREKLLSFQEETGNNYNIEATPAEGTSYRLAKIDKEKYPRIICANEEEWRKGAEPFYTNSTQLPVNYTDDIFEVLDLQDEIQRKYTGGTVLHIYIGEQIKDPESVKILVRKICENYHLPYFTITPTFSICPAHGYLPGEQERCPKCEARCEVYSRVVGYLRPINQWNEGKKEEFKLRKAFNIKG; encoded by the coding sequence ATGTTTACAAAAATAAAGAAGAGAGATGGACGAGTAGTTGAATTCGATGCTCAAAAGATCACTACCGCAATAAAAAAAGCGGGCGAGGCGACCGGGGAGTTCGGTGAAGAGATCGCTAAAAAGCTCACCCTTAGGGTCCTAAACTTAGCCCAGCAGATAATCACTCACAGGATCCCCACGGTAGAGGAGATCCAGGATATCGTTGAGGAAATCCTCCTCTCATCCCCCTACAAGAAAACAGCAAAGGCTTACATAATCTACCGCGATCAACACGCGAAGATAAGGGAAATTGTCTCCAAGGCAGGAGTGGACTTGATCGATCTATACTTAGAGAAGCTGGACTGGCAGGTAAACGAAAATAGCAATATGGCTTACTCCCTTCAGGGGTTGAACAATTACATCTCCTCGGAGATAAGCAAGATTTACTGGTTGAACAAGATATACCCTCCGGAAATAAGGGAAGCTCACCTCGAAGGTGACTTTCACATCCATGATTTAAATATGCTTTCCACCTACTGCGTCGGCTGGGATCTCAATGACCTGCTACTCCAGGGCTTTAAAGGCGCAGCGGGTAAAGTGGAAAGCAAACCAGCTAAACATCTACGAAGTGCTCTTGGGCAAATCGTAAATTTCTTTTATACCTTGCAAGGCGAAGCTGCTGGCGCACAGGCTTTCTCCCATTTCGATACCTTCCTCGCTCCCTTTATTCGATACGATAACCTGTCCTATCCCGAGGTGAAACAGGCTTTGCAGGAGTTTATCTTCAACATAAATGTACCCACACGAGTGGGGTTCCAAACACCGTTTACAAACATTACTATGGACCTAAAGGTCCCCAAGATGTACGCCGACTCACCTGTGGTGATAGGCGGGGAATTAAAGAGGGCAACCTATGGGGACTTCCAAGAGGAAATGAACATCTTGAACCGTGCCTTCCTCGAAGTGCTCTCAGAGGGGGACGCCAAGGGCAGGGTCTTCACCTTCCCCATCCCAACTTATAACATCACCCACGACTTTGACTGGGATGATCCTAATTTGAAGACCCTATGGCAGGTCACTGCTAAATATGGAATACCTTATTTCTCCAATTTCATAAATTCCGATATGTCTCCTGAAGATGCACGCTCAATGTGTTGTCGTCTCAGATTAGACCTTAGAAAACTGGAGAAGAGAGGCGGTGGGTTATTTGGAGCCAATCCATTAACCGGCTCGATAGGTGTGGTCACCATAAATATGGCACGGTTGGGGTACCTCTCGAAGGACGAAAGCGAGTTTATGAAACGCTTAGAAAGATTGATGATACTTGCCAAGGGGAGCCTGGAGATAAAAAGAAAGGTTTTAGAGAAACTCACGGAGAAGGAGCTTTATCCTTATGCGAGATTCTATCTCCGCAATGTGAAAAAGAGGTTCGGGGAATACTGGAAGAACCACTTCTCCACCATTGGGCTAATCGGGATGAACGAAGCCTGTCTCAACCTACTGGGGGTGAATATTGGAAAAGAGGAAGGAAGAAGATTCGCCATAAAGGTCCTCGATTTTATGCGGGAAAAGCTCCTCTCCTTCCAGGAGGAGACAGGTAACAATTACAACATCGAGGCAACCCCAGCTGAGGGAACATCATACAGGCTGGCGAAAATAGATAAGGAGAAATACCCCCGGATAATATGCGCCAACGAGGAGGAGTGGAGGAAGGGAGCGGAGCCTTTCTACACCAACTCCACCCAGCTCCCGGTAAACTACACCGACGACATCTTCGAGGTGCTTGACCTGCAGGATGAGATCCAAAGAAAATATACCGGCGGTACCGTCCTACACATCTACATTGGAGAGCAAATCAAGGACCCCGAAAGTGTAAAGATCCTGGTGCGAAAGATATGTGAGAATTATCATCTACCTTACTTCACCATCACCCCGACTTTCAGCATTTGCCCTGCCCACGGCTATCTCCCGGGGGAACAAGAAAGATGTCCCAAGTGTGAAGCACGATGCGAGGTTTACTCCCGCGTCGTGGGCTATCTCCGTCCAATAAACCAATGGAATGAAGGTAAGAAGGAAGAATTCAAACTGAGAAAAGCTTTTAACATAAAGGGGTAG
- a CDS encoding class I SAM-dependent methyltransferase codes for MKEKKVSKQYKIWAESYNYDKVKLFEKAEVDYYEFMTSFIEICALKPGMKILDVGAGTGLTSIFLARALSGNFRILAIEPSGEMLERAKSNIEKEGLRDIILIVKAKGEDIPFEDECYDLITSTFAIRHMEVEKALTEFKRVLKPEGKIVIADIAAPEKWRTLGGRIFSFLITLFLSLKGKYKGEAESKVLTVAEWKDLIGRMGLIIVQLKEFPGKKDPEWALKRVILSLCKL; via the coding sequence ATGAAAGAGAAAAAAGTAAGCAAACAGTATAAGATATGGGCGGAAAGCTATAACTATGACAAAGTAAAGCTGTTTGAAAAGGCAGAGGTTGACTACTATGAATTTATGACATCTTTCATAGAAATTTGCGCCTTAAAACCAGGGATGAAGATATTGGATGTAGGCGCCGGAACCGGGTTAACCAGCATCTTCCTTGCCAGGGCTCTTTCAGGGAACTTTAGGATACTGGCAATCGAGCCTTCGGGCGAGATGCTCGAGAGAGCGAAGTCAAACATCGAAAAGGAAGGGCTCAGAGATATAATTCTCATCGTGAAAGCCAAGGGAGAGGATATACCATTTGAAGATGAGTGCTACGATCTGATAACCTCCACCTTTGCCATCCGGCATATGGAAGTGGAAAAGGCTTTAACCGAATTCAAAAGGGTCTTAAAACCGGAAGGAAAGATCGTTATCGCTGATATTGCTGCCCCAGAAAAATGGAGAACCCTTGGGGGAAGAATTTTCTCGTTCCTTATCACCCTTTTCTTAAGTCTCAAAGGGAAGTACAAAGGCGAGGCAGAATCGAAGGTGCTTACCGTAGCTGAATGGAAAGATTTAATTGGCAGGATGGGGCTTATAATCGTTCAACTTAAGGAGTTCCCCGGGAAGAAAGACCCGGAATGGGCGCTGAAACGGGTTATACTATCTCTCTGTAAGTTATAA
- a CDS encoding class I SAM-dependent methyltransferase — MDAGCGLGKVTVGVAKLLTEGRVVGIDIWDKLDIKGISPRQAYQNAEIEAVKDKVEFKTGNVLNIPFLNNSFDVVTAGGSLLSFSSNKKRPKALSEILRVLKPGGKFLLMEPLRTPLTLILSPGMAWKFLSRRNCLNLLNRAGFINLKEDYRDIMGYFLAKKPQEKYR, encoded by the coding sequence TTGGACGCAGGCTGTGGTTTAGGAAAGGTAACCGTCGGGGTAGCCAAACTCCTTACGGAGGGGAGGGTAGTCGGTATCGATATCTGGGATAAGCTTGATATAAAAGGTATCTCGCCCAGACAGGCTTACCAAAATGCAGAAATCGAGGCGGTAAAGGATAAGGTGGAATTCAAGACCGGTAATGTGCTTAATATCCCCTTCTTGAACAATTCTTTCGATGTAGTAACCGCCGGAGGTTCGTTGCTTTCTTTCTCAAGTAATAAAAAGAGGCCCAAAGCCCTATCCGAGATCCTCAGGGTGCTCAAACCAGGAGGTAAATTCTTGCTAATGGAACCACTACGGACTCCATTAACCCTTATATTATCCCCTGGAATGGCTTGGAAGTTCCTCTCAAGGAGAAACTGCCTCAATCTCTTGAATAGGGCTGGGTTTATAAACCTCAAAGAGGATTACCGGGATATTATGGGATATTTCCTCGCTAAAAAACCACAAGAAAAGTACAGATGA
- a CDS encoding transcriptional repressor, translating to MGEKEEFRVTRQRRVILEELRKMKTHPTADEVYEVVRKKLPRISLATVYRNLEMLAKEGIIKKLEMGGGPKRFDGDIKPHHHICCIRCGRVDDIYVDIPFPITDNVRKATPYKIIGYRFELVGLCPKCLKEGKGSKE from the coding sequence TTGGGAGAAAAAGAAGAGTTTAGGGTGACAAGACAGCGAAGAGTTATTCTTGAGGAGCTTAGGAAGATGAAAACTCACCCCACCGCGGATGAGGTTTACGAGGTGGTGAGAAAGAAGCTTCCCCGCATCAGTTTAGCTACTGTGTATCGGAATCTCGAGATGCTCGCCAAGGAGGGAATTATAAAGAAGCTCGAGATGGGAGGTGGTCCCAAGAGGTTCGATGGTGATATTAAGCCCCATCATCATATCTGCTGTATCCGCTGTGGTCGGGTGGACGATATTTATGTTGACATACCGTTTCCCATTACGGATAATGTTCGTAAGGCAACTCCTTACAAGATAATCGGCTACAGATTTGAACTCGTTGGCTTGTGCCCTAAGTGCCTGAAGGAAGGGAAAGGCTCGAAGGAATAA